The Vibrio kanaloae genome has a window encoding:
- the mukB gene encoding chromosome partition protein MukB, which translates to MIERGKYQSLTMVNWNGFFARTFDIDGLVTTLSGGNGAGKSTTMAAFITALIPDQSLLHFRNTTEAGSSQSSRDKGLYGKLQPGACYSALDVVNSRNQRLLFAVKLQQVAGRDKKVDIKPFVIQGLPSHVKPTDVLIQNVSDSHARVCQLNDVKAAVAQYEGAHFKAFSSIVDYHSQMFEYGVVPKKLRNSSDRSKFYRLIEASLYGGISSAITRSLRDYLLPQNGGVKKAFQDMESALRENRMTLEAIKTTQSDRDLFKHLITESTNYVAADYMRHANDRRNKLDQTMKLRGELFGSRETLLDQNNLLNRVQEELELLVDQESALEQDYQAASDHLQLVQTALRQQEKIARYSEDLEELNERLEEQMMVVEEAQERVLLAEEQANITEEEVDSLKTQLADYQQALDVQQTRALQYQQAVQALEKTKQLLGDESITAESALTLVSELKAQQESSTQTLLSTKHKLDMSSAASAQFDKALSLVKSIVGDVERKEASYSAKQALEKGRNAKHVVENEQQWRAQHRDMARDVAQQRQAKELATEYQKQHNISLTDEAVFDEERERHAMQIETLEYAQEELREAKSEQRRVQQNHDQEIQKLESIAPAWITANDALEALRGQTEAELEDSQAVMTHMQQVLEDEKSQAAAKERLATRRAELDQEIERLASPGGSNDRRLKGLADMLGGVLLSEIYDDITIGDAPYFSAMYGPARHAIVVSDLSGIKEKLVDLDDCPEDLYILEGDVDAFDDSSFNADELEGAVCVQLNDRQMRYSRFPEIPLFGRAAREQRLEKLREERDVVVENHAKAAFDAQKLNRLYQAFNSFVARHLHVAFNADPEQALASIRDKRSQIVRSLAELDSKEQQQRSQLLQSKHALGALDKLAPMVRILEDETLAERLAELEVQLERLSEAKSFLNNHGKALNSLEQVVSALDADPEQFEALEAEYQQADKALQALKGKVFALSDLIERRHYFAYADSVDLLNKSSELSEQLKAKLVQAEQARTKGRDGLKQAREQMNQYNQVLAALKSSHQAKQETVQEFKQELQEFGVNADEGSEERAVRRRDELQERLHTSRSRKSEYERTITSTELEMKALAKRLKKVQKEYTELRTFVVAAKAGWCSVLRLARENDVERRLHKRELAYLTAGELRSMSDKSLGALRLAVADNEDLRDSLRLSEDNAHPERKVLFYIAVYQHLRERIRQDIIHTDDPVEAIEEMEVELARLTEELTQRENRLAISSESVASIIKKTIQREQNRIRMLNQGLSNIYFGQVKGVRLNVKIRESHEILLSGLATQQEQHKDLFESTRFTFSEAMAKLFQRVNPHIDMGQRSPQVLGEELLDYRNYLELSVEVNRGSDGWLQAESGALSTGEAIGTGQSILLMVIQSWEEESRRLRSKDIVPCRLLFLDEAARLDAKSISTLFELCDRLGMQLLIAAPENISPEKGTTYKLVRKVFKDHEHVHVVGLRGFAQNKPASPVQELIEEAEQ; encoded by the coding sequence ATGATTGAAAGAGGTAAGTATCAATCATTAACCATGGTCAACTGGAACGGCTTCTTTGCGCGTACTTTTGATATTGATGGATTGGTTACAACACTTTCTGGCGGTAACGGTGCAGGTAAGTCGACCACAATGGCGGCATTCATCACTGCACTTATCCCCGACCAAAGCCTTCTGCATTTCCGTAACACGACGGAAGCGGGCAGCTCACAGTCGTCTCGTGATAAAGGCCTTTACGGTAAGCTTCAACCTGGCGCATGTTATTCGGCGCTAGACGTTGTGAATTCTCGCAATCAACGCCTACTGTTTGCAGTAAAACTGCAGCAAGTCGCGGGTCGTGATAAGAAAGTCGATATCAAGCCGTTCGTTATCCAAGGTCTTCCAAGCCATGTGAAACCAACGGATGTACTGATTCAGAACGTTTCAGACAGTCACGCTCGTGTGTGTCAGTTGAACGATGTGAAAGCTGCAGTTGCACAATACGAAGGTGCACACTTCAAAGCCTTCTCTTCGATTGTTGATTACCACTCACAGATGTTTGAGTACGGTGTCGTTCCTAAGAAACTGCGTAACAGCAGTGATCGCTCTAAGTTCTACCGCTTAATTGAGGCATCACTTTATGGTGGTATCTCTAGTGCGATTACGCGCTCTCTGCGTGATTACCTTCTGCCGCAAAACGGCGGTGTGAAGAAAGCATTCCAAGATATGGAATCAGCATTACGCGAAAACCGCATGACGCTAGAAGCGATCAAGACAACGCAGTCGGATCGTGACTTGTTCAAGCATTTGATCACTGAATCAACGAACTATGTGGCAGCAGATTACATGCGCCATGCCAACGATCGTCGTAACAAGCTAGATCAAACCATGAAGCTCCGTGGTGAACTGTTTGGTTCTCGCGAAACCTTGCTTGATCAAAACAACCTGCTGAATCGTGTTCAAGAAGAACTTGAACTGCTGGTCGATCAAGAGTCTGCGCTAGAGCAAGATTATCAAGCGGCTTCAGATCATCTTCAACTGGTTCAAACTGCACTTCGTCAGCAAGAGAAAATTGCCCGCTACAGCGAAGATCTAGAAGAGCTTAATGAGCGTCTAGAAGAGCAGATGATGGTGGTTGAAGAAGCCCAAGAGCGAGTACTTCTTGCTGAAGAACAGGCTAACATTACTGAAGAAGAAGTGGATAGCCTGAAAACTCAGTTGGCTGACTATCAACAAGCTTTGGATGTTCAACAAACTCGTGCATTGCAATACCAACAAGCGGTTCAAGCATTAGAGAAAACGAAGCAGTTACTTGGTGATGAATCTATTACCGCAGAAAGTGCATTAACTCTGGTTTCTGAGCTAAAAGCCCAACAAGAATCAAGCACGCAAACGCTACTGTCTACTAAGCATAAGCTAGACATGTCATCTGCTGCGTCTGCACAGTTCGACAAAGCGTTATCTTTGGTTAAAAGCATTGTTGGTGACGTAGAGCGTAAAGAAGCATCCTACAGTGCTAAGCAGGCGTTAGAAAAAGGCCGTAACGCAAAACACGTTGTTGAAAATGAACAACAGTGGCGTGCTCAGCACCGCGACATGGCTCGTGACGTGGCACAACAACGTCAAGCAAAAGAGCTTGCGACTGAATATCAAAAGCAACATAACATCTCACTGACTGACGAAGCGGTTTTCGACGAAGAACGCGAACGTCATGCAATGCAGATCGAAACGCTTGAGTACGCTCAAGAAGAGCTGCGTGAAGCGAAGAGTGAGCAACGTCGTGTGCAACAAAACCACGATCAAGAGATTCAAAAGCTTGAGTCCATTGCTCCTGCGTGGATAACGGCAAACGATGCTCTTGAAGCGTTAAGAGGGCAAACCGAAGCTGAGCTCGAAGATAGCCAAGCAGTGATGACTCACATGCAGCAAGTACTTGAAGATGAGAAATCTCAAGCGGCCGCGAAAGAGCGATTGGCAACTCGTCGTGCTGAACTTGATCAAGAGATTGAACGCTTAGCTTCACCGGGTGGTTCTAACGATCGTCGACTGAAAGGCCTGGCGGATATGCTTGGAGGCGTGCTGCTTTCTGAGATCTACGACGATATCACGATTGGCGATGCTCCTTACTTCAGTGCGATGTACGGCCCAGCTCGTCATGCGATTGTGGTGTCTGATCTCAGTGGTATTAAAGAGAAGTTGGTGGACCTTGATGACTGTCCAGAAGATCTTTACATCCTAGAAGGCGATGTCGATGCGTTTGATGACAGCTCATTCAATGCCGATGAGTTAGAGGGCGCTGTATGTGTTCAGCTTAACGATCGCCAAATGCGTTACTCTCGCTTCCCTGAGATCCCGTTGTTTGGCCGTGCGGCTCGTGAACAACGCTTAGAGAAATTACGTGAAGAGCGTGATGTGGTTGTTGAGAACCACGCGAAAGCAGCATTTGATGCACAAAAACTGAATCGCTTATACCAAGCATTCAACAGCTTTGTTGCGAGACACCTGCACGTTGCATTCAACGCCGATCCTGAACAGGCTCTAGCGTCTATTCGTGATAAGCGTAGTCAAATTGTTCGTTCTTTGGCTGAGTTGGATTCTAAAGAACAGCAGCAACGCAGCCAACTTCTACAAAGCAAGCACGCACTTGGTGCGCTAGACAAACTCGCGCCTATGGTACGTATTTTAGAAGACGAAACCTTAGCTGAACGCCTTGCTGAACTAGAAGTACAACTTGAGCGTTTGAGTGAAGCGAAGTCTTTCTTGAACAATCACGGTAAAGCACTTAATTCATTGGAGCAGGTTGTTTCTGCACTAGATGCAGACCCTGAGCAATTTGAAGCGCTAGAAGCGGAATATCAACAAGCTGATAAAGCGCTACAAGCTCTAAAAGGCAAAGTATTCGCACTGTCTGATTTGATTGAGCGTCGTCACTACTTTGCTTACGCAGATTCTGTTGATTTACTTAATAAGAGCAGTGAACTGAGCGAGCAATTAAAAGCGAAACTAGTTCAAGCTGAACAAGCAAGAACCAAAGGCCGCGATGGTTTGAAGCAAGCTCGCGAACAGATGAACCAATACAACCAAGTATTGGCGGCACTGAAGAGCTCACATCAAGCGAAGCAAGAAACGGTTCAAGAGTTTAAGCAAGAGCTTCAAGAGTTCGGTGTAAACGCTGATGAAGGCTCTGAAGAGCGTGCTGTACGTCGTCGTGATGAGCTTCAAGAGCGTTTGCACACCTCTCGTAGCCGTAAGAGCGAATACGAGCGTACGATTACGTCAACAGAACTTGAGATGAAAGCACTGGCTAAGCGTCTTAAGAAAGTACAGAAAGAGTATACAGAGCTTCGTACCTTCGTGGTTGCAGCGAAAGCAGGTTGGTGTTCAGTACTTCGTTTAGCCCGTGAGAATGATGTTGAGCGTCGTCTCCACAAGCGTGAATTGGCATACCTAACGGCAGGCGAACTTCGCTCAATGTCGGATAAATCACTGGGTGCGCTACGTTTGGCGGTGGCTGACAATGAAGACCTACGCGATTCGCTACGCCTATCTGAAGACAATGCTCATCCAGAGCGTAAGGTTCTGTTCTATATTGCGGTTTACCAACACCTTCGTGAGCGTATTCGCCAAGACATCATTCATACCGATGATCCGGTTGAAGCAATCGAAGAGATGGAAGTTGAACTGGCTCGTCTAACAGAAGAACTGACGCAGCGTGAAAATCGCCTAGCGATCAGCTCTGAGTCGGTAGCTAGCATCATTAAGAAGACGATTCAGCGTGAGCAGAACCGTATCCGCATGCTGAACCAAGGCTTGTCTAATATTTACTTTGGTCAGGTTAAGGGCGTACGTCTGAACGTTAAGATCCGTGAAAGCCACGAGATCTTATTGTCCGGCCTCGCTACCCAGCAAGAGCAACATAAAGACCTGTTTGAAAGTACTCGCTTTACCTTCTCAGAAGCAATGGCGAAGCTGTTCCAACGTGTTAACCCACATATCGATATGGGTCAACGCTCTCCACAGGTTCTGGGTGAAGAGTTACTGGATTACCGTAACTACCTAGAGTTAAGTGTAGAAGTTAACCGTGGTTCAGACGGTTGGTTACAAGCTGAATCGGGCGCACTTTCTACGGGTGAAGCTATCGGTACGGGTCAATCCATTCTGTTGATGGTTATCCAAAGTTGGGAAGAGGAGTCTCGTCGACTTCGTAGTAAAGATATCGTCCCATGTCGCTTGTTGTTCCTTGATGAGGCAGCACGTTTGGATGCCAAATCTATCTCAACACTGTTTGAGCTTTGTGATCGTCTAGGCATGCAACTTTTGATTGCAGCCCCAGAGAACATTAGCCCAGAAAAAGGCACAACCTATAAACTGGTACGTAAGGTTTTCAAAGATCACGAACACGTGCACGTTGTTGGCCTGCGTGGTTTTGCGCAAAATAAACCAGCCTCTCCGGTTCAAGAGCTTATCGAAGAAGCTGAGCAGTAA
- the mukE gene encoding chromosome partition protein MukE — protein MSLTSTDDYMPEKLVKAIANPLFPALDSMLRSGKHISTEDLDNHALLSDFEVELQHFYQRYNTELVKAPEGFFYLRPRSTSLIGRSVLSELDMLVGKVLCFLYLSPERLAHEGIFNNQELFEELMALADEKKLMKLATNRASGSDLDKEKLFEKVRTSLRRLRRIGMLIAIGETGKFRISEAVFRFGADVRVGDDMKEAQLRLIRDGEAVVHTQEPNQGSLLNEEQTESVSEVDADVDVDENGQQDIFNDQAGFDLESNDGEQTKVEGEA, from the coding sequence ATGTCATTAACAAGTACTGATGATTACATGCCAGAGAAACTGGTAAAAGCGATAGCGAACCCACTGTTCCCCGCGCTAGACAGTATGCTGCGTTCAGGTAAGCATATTTCAACAGAAGATCTAGATAACCACGCGTTACTTTCTGATTTTGAAGTTGAGCTTCAGCATTTTTATCAACGCTACAACACCGAGCTTGTGAAAGCGCCAGAGGGCTTCTTTTACTTGCGTCCGCGTTCTACGTCTCTCATTGGTCGTAGTGTGTTGTCTGAACTAGACATGTTGGTTGGCAAGGTATTGTGTTTCTTGTACCTAAGCCCAGAACGTTTAGCGCACGAAGGCATTTTCAACAACCAAGAGTTGTTTGAAGAGCTAATGGCGTTAGCGGATGAGAAAAAACTCATGAAGCTAGCAACCAACCGTGCGTCTGGCTCTGACTTAGACAAAGAAAAGTTATTCGAAAAAGTACGTACTTCTCTACGTCGTCTACGCCGCATCGGTATGCTGATTGCGATTGGCGAAACGGGTAAATTCCGTATTAGCGAAGCGGTATTCCGTTTCGGTGCTGACGTACGTGTTGGTGATGATATGAAAGAAGCGCAATTACGTCTTATCCGTGATGGTGAGGCTGTGGTGCATACTCAAGAGCCTAACCAAGGTAGCTTGTTGAATGAAGAGCAAACAGAATCTGTATCAGAAGTCGATGCAGACGTAGACGTAGACGAAAACGGTCAACAAGACATTTTTAACGATCAAGCCGGCTTTGACCTTGAGTCGAACGATGGCGAACAAACAAAAGTAGAAGGTGAAGCATGA
- the mukF gene encoding chromosome partition protein MukF — MSEMTQTAEEQPIDELVGWVKQHDFSLNLPPERLAFLIAIAVLSNERFDEELGEGELHDAFAIVTRLFEDTGEASAFRANNAINELVKQKLISRFTSEITDGASIYRLSPLAIGISDYYLRHRQFSKLKLSIQLSMVADEMAKAIEAAQKGGTPGHWRKNVYGVLKYSVGEIFDQIDLNQRVMDEQQQTVKQQIADLLNKDWREAINNCETLLSETSSTLKELQDTLQAAGDELQTQILDIQEIVYGDDELEFVGETLFGLQMKLDRITSWGQQAIDLWIGYDRHVHKFIRTAIDMDKNRAFSQRLRQSVTDYFDAPWLLTYADAEKLTDLRDEALVLRDDEVMGQAPIDVEYEEFEQVNDLLSDRIAEMLKAHKQQGSPIDLGLVLRDYLAAHPRTHHFDLARIVVDQAVRLGYSESDYQAIQPDWQAINDFGAKVQANVINKY, encoded by the coding sequence ATGAGTGAAATGACTCAAACTGCCGAAGAGCAGCCAATTGATGAGTTGGTGGGCTGGGTCAAGCAGCATGATTTTTCATTAAACTTGCCACCAGAGCGCTTAGCATTTTTGATTGCTATCGCAGTATTAAGCAATGAAAGGTTCGATGAAGAGTTGGGCGAGGGTGAACTGCACGATGCATTTGCCATTGTCACTCGACTGTTTGAAGATACTGGCGAAGCGTCAGCGTTTCGTGCCAACAATGCCATCAACGAGTTGGTTAAACAGAAGTTGATTAGCCGCTTTACCAGCGAAATCACTGATGGCGCGAGCATTTATCGCTTATCACCATTGGCGATTGGTATCTCAGATTATTACTTACGTCATCGTCAGTTCTCCAAATTAAAATTGTCTATCCAGCTTTCTATGGTTGCAGATGAGATGGCAAAAGCCATTGAAGCAGCACAAAAAGGCGGAACGCCAGGACATTGGAGAAAGAACGTATACGGTGTGCTCAAATACTCTGTTGGTGAAATTTTCGATCAAATTGATCTTAACCAACGTGTTATGGATGAGCAGCAGCAAACCGTTAAGCAGCAAATTGCCGACCTTTTAAATAAGGATTGGCGAGAGGCGATTAACAATTGTGAAACCTTGCTTTCAGAAACCTCGTCCACGCTAAAAGAATTACAAGACACCTTGCAAGCGGCGGGTGATGAACTGCAAACGCAGATCCTCGATATTCAAGAAATTGTTTATGGTGACGATGAACTCGAATTCGTCGGCGAAACCCTGTTCGGCTTGCAGATGAAGCTCGATCGAATTACCAGTTGGGGTCAGCAAGCGATCGACTTGTGGATCGGTTACGACCGCCACGTTCACAAGTTTATCCGTACCGCGATTGATATGGATAAAAACCGTGCCTTTAGCCAACGCTTGCGTCAGTCGGTGACCGACTACTTTGATGCGCCGTGGTTATTGACTTACGCCGATGCTGAGAAGCTCACCGATCTGCGTGATGAAGCACTCGTGCTTCGTGATGACGAAGTGATGGGTCAAGCGCCAATCGACGTAGAATACGAAGAATTTGAGCAAGTGAATGATCTGCTTTCAGACCGAATTGCAGAGATGTTAAAAGCTCACAAACAGCAAGGTTCGCCAATTGATCTTGGCCTTGTGCTACGCGACTACCTCGCTGCACACCCTCGCACACACCATTTTGATTTAGCCAGAATTGTTGTCGACCAAGCGGTGCGCTTAGGTTACTCAGAGTCTGACTATCAGGCTATTCAGCCAGATTGGCAGGCAATCAACGATTTCGGTGCAAAGGTACAAGCAAATGTCATTAACAAGTACTGA
- the cmoM gene encoding tRNA uridine 5-oxyacetic acid(34) methyltransferase CmoM: MTEDRNFDDIAHKFAKNIYGSDKGEIRQVIVWEDLEQALSKFEHSSSPLHVLDAGGGLAQVSQKIAALGHNVSLCDLSSEMLKLAEESISEAGLLEQYRFIHSPVQKVAEHLDEKVDFVMFHAVMEWLADPKEALDLLLEQVKPGGVASIMFYNHHGLVLKNVICGNIPHVLNGMPHRKRFKLQPQKGLKPEEVYQWIEDAGLEICGKSGIRSFSDYIGNMEYMGDYQFEDVLELEKQLCRQEPYLSLGRYIHVWAQKPAQ, encoded by the coding sequence GTGACTGAAGACCGTAATTTCGACGATATTGCCCACAAATTTGCAAAAAATATTTACGGCTCTGACAAAGGAGAGATCCGTCAAGTCATTGTATGGGAAGATTTAGAGCAAGCTTTGAGCAAATTTGAGCATTCATCTTCACCGTTGCATGTGCTTGATGCTGGAGGGGGACTTGCACAGGTGTCGCAAAAAATTGCCGCACTTGGACATAACGTGTCTTTATGCGATCTCTCATCTGAGATGCTTAAACTCGCCGAAGAAAGTATCAGCGAAGCGGGTTTGCTAGAGCAATATCGATTTATTCATTCACCGGTACAAAAAGTCGCAGAACATCTCGATGAGAAAGTCGATTTTGTGATGTTTCACGCGGTCATGGAGTGGCTAGCCGATCCTAAAGAGGCGCTTGATTTATTGCTTGAACAAGTTAAACCGGGTGGCGTTGCCTCGATAATGTTTTACAACCACCACGGATTAGTCCTGAAAAATGTGATTTGTGGCAACATTCCTCATGTATTGAATGGGATGCCACATCGAAAACGGTTTAAGCTGCAACCACAAAAAGGCTTGAAGCCGGAAGAGGTTTATCAATGGATAGAAGACGCTGGTCTAGAAATCTGTGGTAAATCAGGCATTCGCTCTTTCAGTGACTACATAGGTAATATGGAGTACATGGGCGATTACCAATTTGAAGATGTATTGGAACTGGAAAAACAGCTATGTCGCCAAGAGCCATATCTGTCGCTAGGCCGTTATATTCACGTTTGGGCTCAAAAACCTGCGCAATAA
- the elyC gene encoding envelope biogenesis factor ElyC, which produces MFELKKVVSSLLMPLPAMLILAFLGLALVMFTINRKTGCLITLSALCGIFLIAFQPVSSQLLMPMERQHTAFLPVDDTVDYVMVLGSGHVVDDQIPPTSELSRTGLMRLSEGIRILRLYPGAKLILSGYGGGTEVSNARMMAKVALALGVAKPDIILLETAKDTWEEARQAAAFVKHKRMVLVTSASHMTRALNEFNAAGMDPLPAPTNYLAQEGIVEPWNKYMPKALYLEQTERYWHETMGLVWQNLRDWLDTSRDISEEPVVVPEASSLAEEDSEVSAAQ; this is translated from the coding sequence ATGTTTGAGCTGAAAAAAGTAGTGTCTTCGTTACTGATGCCACTGCCAGCAATGTTAATTCTCGCCTTTCTGGGTTTAGCCCTAGTGATGTTTACTATCAACAGGAAGACGGGTTGCCTAATTACCCTTTCAGCCCTCTGTGGTATTTTCCTAATCGCTTTCCAGCCAGTTTCTAGCCAACTTTTAATGCCAATGGAAAGGCAACACACCGCTTTTTTACCCGTCGACGATACCGTCGATTACGTGATGGTGCTTGGAAGTGGTCACGTCGTAGACGACCAAATCCCGCCTACATCAGAGCTTAGCCGCACCGGTTTGATGCGTTTGAGTGAAGGAATTCGTATTCTACGTCTTTATCCTGGTGCCAAACTCATTTTGTCTGGTTACGGGGGAGGCACTGAAGTGAGCAATGCCAGAATGATGGCTAAGGTTGCCTTGGCCCTCGGCGTAGCAAAACCAGACATCATTTTGCTTGAGACAGCAAAAGATACCTGGGAAGAAGCCCGCCAAGCTGCTGCGTTTGTTAAGCACAAGAGAATGGTATTGGTGACTTCTGCAAGTCATATGACTCGTGCATTGAATGAGTTCAATGCTGCAGGTATGGATCCATTACCTGCACCCACAAACTATCTTGCACAAGAAGGGATTGTTGAGCCTTGGAATAAGTACATGCCTAAGGCGCTCTACCTTGAGCAAACCGAGCGTTACTGGCACGAGACTATGGGATTGGTTTGGCAAAACCTACGTGACTGGCTAGACACCAGTAGGGACATTTCAGAAGAACCGGTTGTTGTCCCTGAAGCTTCTAGCTTAGCTGAGGAAGACAGTGAAGTTTCTGCAGCACAGTAA
- the torR gene encoding two-component system response regulator TorR → MSYHVLVVEDDVVTRSKLVGYFQNEGYTVSEAESGAQMRSVLEDNNVDLIMLDINLPGEDGLMLTRELRSQSDIGIILVTGRTDSIDKIVGLEMGADDYVTKPFELRELLVRVKNLLWRIAAARKTAAGAVEETSDESVVRFGEWTFDIPRRALSKNGEPVKLTKAEYELLVALSSYPNQVLSRERILNMISHRVDAPNDRTIDVLIRRMRAKMEFDPKNPQIFVTVHGEGYMFAGD, encoded by the coding sequence ATGAGCTATCACGTATTAGTCGTAGAAGATGATGTGGTAACCCGCAGTAAATTGGTTGGATACTTCCAGAACGAAGGTTACACAGTGAGCGAAGCAGAAAGCGGCGCTCAAATGAGAAGCGTGTTAGAAGATAACAACGTGGACCTCATTATGCTGGACATCAACTTGCCAGGCGAAGATGGATTGATGCTAACTCGCGAATTACGCAGTCAATCAGACATTGGAATTATTTTAGTTACTGGACGCACGGATAGCATCGACAAAATCGTAGGCCTAGAAATGGGGGCAGACGATTATGTTACTAAACCTTTCGAACTTCGCGAGTTATTGGTTCGAGTTAAAAACTTACTTTGGCGTATTGCTGCTGCTCGTAAAACAGCAGCGGGCGCAGTCGAAGAAACATCAGATGAGTCTGTGGTTCGTTTTGGTGAGTGGACATTTGATATCCCTCGTCGCGCGTTAAGCAAAAACGGCGAACCGGTGAAACTGACCAAAGCAGAATACGAACTGCTAGTGGCTTTGTCTTCTTACCCTAATCAAGTATTAAGCCGCGAACGTATTCTGAATATGATTAGCCACCGAGTGGACGCACCTAATGACCGTACTATCGACGTACTAATCCGTCGTATGCGTGCAAAGATGGAGTTCGACCCTAAGAATCCACAGATTTTTGTGACGGTTCACGGTGAAGGTTATATGTTCGCTGGTGACTAA
- the torD gene encoding molecular chaperone TorD encodes MKDTKAFNEQRAEIYWWLSSLFAKELTQEELDHYHSVDIRSFLTGLGENETLKPAIDKLVDALNRLQTREDAQLELSADFCDLFLKTDKHGALPYASMYIGETGLLNDKPAKDMEEIMAKHNLVVNQDLKEPADHIAIELDFLGNLIIRSNETELEEKLEKSFSVQQQFIEQQLLTWVPKFNVKCHDVDEFGFYASVSSLLLAFCNLDAQYLAGD; translated from the coding sequence ATGAAAGATACAAAAGCGTTCAACGAACAAAGAGCAGAAATCTACTGGTGGTTATCAAGCTTATTCGCTAAAGAACTCACTCAAGAAGAACTCGATCACTACCACTCTGTTGACATTCGTTCTTTCCTAACTGGTTTAGGCGAAAATGAAACACTAAAGCCAGCGATTGATAAGTTAGTGGACGCGCTGAACCGCCTACAAACACGTGAAGATGCTCAGCTAGAACTGTCTGCAGACTTTTGTGACCTTTTCTTAAAAACAGATAAACATGGCGCCCTTCCATACGCTTCTATGTATATCGGCGAAACTGGCCTTTTGAATGATAAGCCAGCAAAAGATATGGAAGAGATCATGGCTAAGCACAACTTAGTGGTGAACCAAGATCTAAAAGAGCCAGCAGACCACATTGCTATCGAACTCGATTTCCTTGGTAACTTGATCATTCGCTCTAACGAAACTGAGCTTGAAGAAAAGCTAGAAAAATCATTTTCCGTTCAACAACAGTTTATCGAACAACAACTCCTTACTTGGGTACCCAAGTTCAACGTGAAATGTCATGACGTTGACGAATTCGGTTTCTACGCTTCAGTCTCATCTCTGTTACTCGCCTTCTGTAATTTAGACGCTCAATATCTAGCTGGTGACTAA
- the purR gene encoding HTH-type transcriptional repressor PurR, translated as MATIKDVARLAGVSTTTVSHVINKTRFVAEATQEKVNKAVDELNYAPSAVARSLKCNTTRTIGMLVTQSTNLFFSEVIDGVESYCYRQGYTLILCNTGGIYEKQRDYIRMLAEKRVDGILVMCSDLTEELRVMLDRHADIPKVIMDWGPESSQADKIIDNSEEGGYLATKYLIERGHSKIACLSGHLDKAACVERIAGYKRALNEAKISTDNNMIIEGNFECDTAVLAAEQIVEMEDRPTAVFCFNDTMALGLMSRLQQKGIRIPEDISIIGYDNIELAEYFSPPLTTVHQPKRRVGKNAFEILLERIKDKDHEKRVFEMHPEIVERCTVKTLN; from the coding sequence ATGGCCACGATAAAAGATGTCGCTCGCTTAGCCGGCGTATCGACAACAACCGTTTCTCACGTAATCAATAAAACACGTTTTGTTGCAGAAGCGACTCAAGAAAAAGTAAACAAAGCTGTAGACGAACTGAACTATGCGCCAAGTGCTGTAGCTCGTAGCTTGAAGTGCAATACAACACGCACTATCGGCATGCTTGTTACTCAATCAACCAACCTATTCTTCTCTGAAGTTATCGATGGTGTTGAAAGCTACTGCTACCGTCAAGGTTACACTTTGATCCTGTGTAACACAGGTGGTATCTATGAGAAGCAACGTGACTACATTCGAATGCTGGCAGAGAAACGTGTAGATGGCATCTTAGTTATGTGTTCAGACCTAACTGAAGAACTAAGAGTGATGTTAGACCGTCACGCTGACATCCCGAAAGTTATTATGGACTGGGGCCCAGAGAGCTCTCAAGCTGATAAGATCATTGATAACTCTGAAGAAGGTGGCTACCTAGCAACCAAGTACCTGATTGAACGCGGTCACTCTAAAATTGCCTGTTTAAGTGGCCACTTAGACAAAGCAGCATGTGTTGAACGCATTGCCGGATACAAGCGCGCACTGAACGAAGCTAAGATTTCTACCGATAATAACATGATCATCGAAGGCAACTTCGAGTGCGATACGGCAGTTCTTGCTGCAGAGCAAATCGTTGAGATGGAAGATCGCCCGACGGCTGTATTCTGCTTTAATGACACGATGGCACTAGGTCTAATGAGTCGCCTGCAACAGAAAGGTATTCGTATTCCTGAAGATATTTCGATCATTGGTTACGACAACATCGAGCTAGCTGAATACTTTTCACCACCTTTAACAACGGTGCACCAACCGAAACGTCGTGTTGGTAAAAATGCTTTCGAAATTCTATTAGAACGTATAAAAGACAAAGATCATGAAAAACGTGTCTTCGAAATGCACCCTGAAATCGTAGAGCGATGTACAGTTAAAACGTTAAATTAA